The following proteins are co-located in the Manihot esculenta cultivar AM560-2 chromosome 9, M.esculenta_v8, whole genome shotgun sequence genome:
- the LOC110623437 gene encoding ribulose bisphosphate carboxylase/oxygenase activase, chloroplastic yields MASSLSTIGAVNRVPLNLNGAGAGPSVPSSAFFGSSLKKLNSKINNQKLLSGNFKVAAEYDEQKQTSKDRWGGLVTDSSDDQQDITRGKGMVDSLFQAPMGTGTHNPIMTSYDYISQGLRQYNLDNSMDGFYIAPAFMDKVVVHITKNFLNLPNIKVPLILGIWGGKGQGKSFQCELVFAKMGINPIVMSAGELESGNAGEPAKLIRQRYREAADIIKKKGKMCCLFINDLDAGAGRLGGTTQYTVNNQMVNATLMNIADNPTNVQLPGMYNKEENPRVPIIVTGNDFSTLYAPLIRDGRMEKFYWAPTREDRIGVCTGIFRTDDVPKEDIVKLVDTFPGQSIDFFGAVRSRVYDDEVKKWIATVGVENVGKKLVNSLEGPPTFDQPKMTLENLLEYGNMLVMEQENVKRVQLADKYLKEAALGDANEDETKNGSFYGKAAQQIKVPVPEGCTDPSAENFDPTARSDDGSCQYQF; encoded by the exons ATGGCTTCTTCACTCTCAACCATCGGAGCTGTTAACAGAGTACCG TTGAATTTGAATGGTGCAGGTGCAGGACCTTCAGTGCCTAGCTCAGCATTCTTTGGCAGCAGCTTGAAGAAGCTTAATTCCAAGATCAATAACCAGAAGTTGTTGTCAGGGAATTTCAAGGTTGCTGCCGAATATGACGAGCAGAAGCAGACCTCCAAAGACAGGTGGGGAGGTCTTGTAACTGATTCATCTGATGATCAGCAAGATATTACTAGAGGAAAAGGAATGGTAGATTCTCTCTTCCAAGCTCCCATGGGAACAGGAACTCACAACCCAATCATGACTTCCTATGACTATATCAGTCAAGGTCTTCGCCA ATACAACCTGGACAATAGTATGGATGGTTTCTACATTGCGCCTGCATTCATGGACAAGGTCGTTGTTCACATCACCAAGAACTTCTTGAACCTCCCAAATATTAAG GTTCCACTCATCTTGGGTATCTGGGGAGGCAAAGGTCAAGGAAAATCATTCCAATGTGAGCTTGTTTTTGCCAAGATGGGAATCAA CCCCATCGTGATGAGTGCTGGGGAGTTAGAAAGTGGGAATGCCGGAGAGCCTGCGAAATTGATCAGACAAAGATATCGCGAGGCAGCAGACATCATTAAAAAGAAGGGGAAGATGTGTTGCCTCTTCATCAACGATCTAGATGCTGGAGCGGGTAGGCTAGGTGGAACCACCCAATACACAGTCAACAATCAGATGGTGAATGCGACGCTGATGAACATCGCCGATAATCCGACCAACGTCCAGCTTCCTGGTATGTACAACAAAGAGGAAAACCCCCGAGTTCCTATAATAGTTACAGGAAATGACTTCTCCACATTGTATGCGCCACTCATCCGTGATGGTCGTATGGAGAAATTCTACTGGGCTCCCACTCGAGAAGATCGGATTGGTGTGTGCACAGGGATTTTCAGGACTGACGATGTTCCCAAAGAGGACATTGTAAAGCTTGTCGATACTTTCCCTGGACAGTCCATTG ATTTCTTTGGTGCTGTCAGATCCAGAGTATACGATGATGAAGTGAAGAAGTGGATTGCCACAGTGGGCGTAGAAAATGTTGGGAAGAAGCTCGTTAATTCATTGGAAGGACCTCCAACTTTTGACCAACCAAAGATGACTCTTGAGAACCTCCTTGAATATGGTAACATGCTTGTGATGGAGCAAGAGAATGTGAAGAGAGTCCAATTGGCAGACAAGTACTTGAAAGAAGCAGCTCTTGGAGATGCAAACGAAGATGAAACAAAGAATGGATCTTTCTATG GCAAAGCAGCCCAGCAAATTAAGGTTCCTGTTCCAGAAGGGTGCACTGACCCATCAGCTGAAAACTTTGATCCGACTGCTAGGAGTGACGATGGGAGCTGCCAATATCAATTTTAG